One Mesotoga sp. Brook.08.105.5.1 genomic region harbors:
- a CDS encoding ABC transporter permease: MKDQSLTRAKNPLVRFAISNAVPILFIILLIFAVPLSGFSTDYLLNEIITRLGRNSFLVISLLIPVMAGMGLNFGIVLGAMAGQMGLIFMLDWGVVGIPGVVLAMLVGMPIAILLGLLAGSILNRAKGREMVTSMILGFFINGIYQLTILYGMGSVIPITSNKLLLPRGYGVRNAIDLLTIRKALDNMWSIQVGGVIIPLGLFAIIAALCIFVFWFTRTKLGQDMRAVGQDMQVAATAGINVDRTRTLSIVISTVLACFGQIIFLQNIGTINTYNSHDQVGTFAIAALLIGGASVAKATIPNVFIGITLFHLTFIVAPRAGKELLGQAQIGEFFRVFVSYGIIAISLALYAWRRQVEKETERRQAKAAIKAAIEERTGG; this comes from the coding sequence ATGAAGGATCAGAGCTTAACACGAGCAAAGAACCCATTGGTAAGATTTGCAATATCCAATGCGGTCCCAATACTTTTCATAATTCTCCTGATATTCGCAGTACCGTTGTCGGGGTTCTCGACTGATTACCTCTTAAATGAAATCATAACAAGACTTGGAAGAAACTCCTTCCTGGTCATATCTTTGCTTATACCAGTAATGGCCGGTATGGGATTGAACTTTGGCATTGTTTTGGGCGCCATGGCTGGTCAAATGGGCTTGATATTCATGTTAGATTGGGGAGTAGTTGGAATTCCAGGCGTTGTCCTGGCCATGCTAGTAGGAATGCCGATAGCGATCCTCCTTGGTCTTCTTGCCGGAAGCATTCTCAACCGAGCAAAAGGTAGAGAGATGGTTACATCGATGATTCTCGGGTTTTTCATAAACGGTATCTATCAACTAACCATTCTTTATGGTATGGGAAGTGTGATACCAATAACAAGCAATAAGCTGTTGCTACCACGCGGATACGGAGTTAGAAACGCGATCGACCTACTAACTATCAGAAAAGCTCTTGATAATATGTGGTCGATTCAAGTCGGCGGTGTAATAATCCCGCTTGGACTCTTCGCAATCATTGCTGCACTATGTATCTTTGTCTTCTGGTTCACAAGAACAAAGCTTGGGCAAGACATGAGGGCTGTAGGACAAGACATGCAGGTGGCCGCAACTGCGGGTATAAACGTCGATCGGACGAGGACACTATCAATAGTCATCTCGACAGTTTTGGCTTGTTTTGGTCAGATAATATTCCTTCAAAACATAGGCACAATAAACACTTACAACTCACACGATCAGGTTGGAACCTTTGCCATTGCCGCCCTCCTGATTGGAGGTGCTTCAGTCGCCAAAGCAACCATTCCGAATGTTTTCATTGGAATCACACTCTTCCATCTCACCTTCATTGTCGCTCCAAGAGCCGGCAAAGAACTTCTCGGCCAGGCTCAAATTGGAGAGTTCTTCCGAGTGTTTGTCTCGTATGGAATAATTGCAATCTCGCTTGCTCTTTACGCTTGGAGAAGGCAGGTCGAGAAAGAGACCGAACGTAGACAGGCAAAGGCAGCCATAAAGGCCGCGATCGAAGAAAGGACTGGAGGGTGA
- a CDS encoding DUF6672 family protein, whose protein sequence is MKRNVIRIALVVVLVALGFFLYVIGKEHRVFVDNRDIVINGVEYKSTNPIDVIVDDVDLGEVGKGKRKVANTPGPWHKITAIEKLPDGTTREVVRKFNLAPNDTAVVNLVALFELEDGWLAIE, encoded by the coding sequence ATGAAAAGAAACGTGATTAGGATTGCCCTTGTTGTAGTGCTGGTTGCCTTGGGGTTCTTTCTCTACGTGATTGGCAAGGAACACCGTGTCTTCGTTGACAATAGAGACATAGTTATCAACGGCGTAGAATACAAGTCTACTAATCCAATTGATGTAATCGTTGATGATGTGGACCTCGGCGAAGTTGGGAAGGGAAAGAGAAAAGTCGCGAACACACCCGGTCCATGGCACAAGATAACGGCTATCGAGAAACTCCCTGACGGTACCACAAGAGAAGTTGTACGCAAATTCAACTTGGCGCCCAACGATACCGCCGTAGTGAATCTTGTAGCGTTATTTGAGCTTGAGGATGGATGGCTTGCAATAGAGTGA
- a CDS encoding glucose 1-dehydrogenase, whose product MKRFEGKVVLITGGSSGIGADSARAFSEEGAKVVITDVDEEKGKELAQEINDAGGKALFMKHDVSSAQETKRIVESVVEKFGRLDVAFNNAGIGGPSLPLSEYPEEDWERVISINLLGVYYGMKYEIQQMLKQGGGAIVNNSSILGKVGFNNASAYVAAKHAVVGMTKAAALEYSSKNIRINAVNPAFIKTPLLEASGMKEGTDMHDMLVGLHPIGRLGEPREVTNAVLFLSSDEASFVHGESLMVDGGYTAR is encoded by the coding sequence ATGAAAAGATTCGAAGGGAAAGTAGTGCTCATTACAGGCGGGAGTTCCGGGATTGGTGCAGATAGCGCCAGGGCCTTCAGCGAGGAAGGAGCGAAAGTTGTCATTACGGACGTTGATGAAGAAAAGGGCAAAGAACTCGCTCAAGAGATAAATGATGCAGGGGGAAAGGCCCTGTTCATGAAACATGACGTTTCGAGCGCTCAGGAGACGAAGAGAATCGTCGAATCTGTTGTCGAGAAGTTCGGAAGGCTTGACGTTGCATTCAACAATGCAGGGATAGGCGGACCTTCTCTTCCTCTATCTGAGTACCCCGAAGAGGACTGGGAGCGAGTGATTTCGATCAATTTGCTTGGTGTCTATTACGGAATGAAGTATGAAATCCAGCAGATGCTTAAGCAAGGCGGGGGAGCAATTGTAAACAATTCCTCGATCCTTGGTAAGGTTGGTTTCAACAACGCCTCTGCCTATGTCGCCGCTAAGCATGCAGTTGTCGGTATGACAAAAGCGGCAGCTCTAGAATACTCAAGCAAGAATATCAGGATAAACGCCGTAAATCCTGCTTTCATAAAGACTCCTCTACTTGAAGCATCCGGAATGAAAGAGGGAACTGACATGCACGACATGCTAGTCGGACTGCATCCAATAGGAAGACTGGGAGAGCCAAGAGAAGTGACGAACGCAGTTCTCTTCTTGTCAAGTGACGAAGCATCTTTCGTTCATGGAGAATCGCTTATGGTTGATGGTGGATACACGGCAAGGTAG
- the xseA gene encoding exodeoxyribonuclease VII large subunit, producing the protein MAEATLEFKDLDTMLEHVRKVLTSAGLNNLAVKFPADVTNLTVRGNYVYISVSQDYEERGTKRRIDLSMISGKAAFARMGKQLALKSSSEIKGKKWLFEGTLSFYKPRASFSIWIDTIAPIGESDITARRREIYLALKAKEALRIEEHDLGELPPIKRVAVISSSTAAGLGDFFSNLSVNYPYKPVVHLYESYMQGNRTVPGVLSALKKIESCPVKYDVIVLTRGGGSASDLMYFDSLELGMAISEFNKKYCPVLSAIGHERDVTIPDFVAWKRFDTPTAVARGISEQVNDYVDTLSEFSDLMGDEIEWLFERAENETGPDRLQFIADRIGETINRTDQFFEDGSRVLSGTITHRILLAMNDLGSFNPARYVLSIERGMNEIFALTDALVNSADSSIQRNLAFAESRLDHRGFGNSLEKHLMNSAILVETLDKGVTRLFDDLIANSGDDLDKLFDELTLHGGYAASLLFGGVVLKRGRLIINSAKAVSAGDSLDCVFKDGEAKTTIDEVKSEV; encoded by the coding sequence ATGGCAGAGGCGACGCTAGAATTCAAGGATCTCGACACGATGCTTGAGCACGTAAGAAAGGTTTTGACCAGTGCCGGCTTGAACAACCTCGCGGTGAAGTTTCCAGCCGACGTTACTAACTTAACTGTTAGAGGCAACTACGTCTACATCAGTGTCTCTCAAGACTATGAAGAGCGGGGAACAAAGAGGAGAATAGACCTCAGCATGATCTCCGGAAAAGCGGCTTTCGCAAGAATGGGAAAACAGCTGGCGTTGAAGAGCTCGTCTGAGATAAAGGGAAAGAAGTGGCTCTTCGAAGGAACGCTTAGCTTCTACAAACCCCGGGCAAGTTTCTCGATATGGATAGATACGATAGCTCCAATAGGAGAGTCCGATATAACTGCGCGAAGAAGGGAAATCTACCTTGCCCTGAAGGCAAAGGAAGCTCTAAGAATTGAAGAGCATGATCTAGGCGAACTGCCTCCCATAAAGAGAGTTGCTGTGATCTCTTCTTCTACTGCAGCTGGACTGGGGGATTTCTTCTCAAATCTCTCCGTCAACTACCCGTACAAGCCCGTAGTGCATCTCTACGAATCATATATGCAAGGCAATAGAACAGTTCCGGGTGTTCTTTCTGCTCTAAAGAAAATAGAATCTTGTCCTGTGAAGTATGACGTGATAGTTCTTACAAGAGGAGGGGGTTCTGCAAGCGATCTAATGTATTTCGATAGTCTTGAACTAGGAATGGCAATTTCGGAATTCAACAAGAAGTATTGCCCAGTACTGAGTGCTATTGGCCATGAAAGAGACGTTACTATACCTGACTTCGTTGCCTGGAAGCGTTTTGATACTCCTACTGCAGTTGCACGCGGAATAAGCGAACAGGTAAATGATTACGTCGATACCCTGAGCGAATTCTCCGATCTGATGGGAGATGAGATTGAGTGGCTCTTCGAAAGGGCCGAGAACGAGACAGGACCCGATAGACTCCAGTTCATAGCCGATAGGATAGGAGAAACCATCAATCGCACGGACCAGTTCTTTGAAGATGGATCCAGAGTTCTTTCAGGAACGATTACTCACAGAATCCTCCTTGCGATGAACGATCTTGGATCGTTCAATCCGGCTAGATACGTCCTCTCGATTGAGAGAGGCATGAATGAGATTTTCGCATTAACGGACGCTCTGGTAAATAGTGCCGACAGCTCGATACAAAGAAACCTGGCGTTTGCCGAGAGTCGTCTTGATCACAGAGGGTTCGGAAACAGTCTTGAGAAACATCTCATGAATTCCGCAATACTCGTTGAAACACTTGACAAGGGAGTAACCAGGTTGTTCGATGACCTAATAGCGAATTCAGGAGATGATCTAGATAAACTATTTGATGAGCTTACACTCCATGGGGGCTACGCCGCATCATTGCTTTTCGGTGGAGTGGTGTTGAAAAGAGGTCGCTTGATAATCAACAGCGCGAAGGCGGTTTCGGCAGGCGACTCACTGGACTGCGTTTTCAAAGATGGAGAGGCAAAGACTACCATAGATGAAGTCAAATCGGAGGTGTGA
- a CDS encoding GNAT family protein — protein sequence MKSSPSRRVLKERVLKNDRICLFRTADKEDARRILAYINFIAGESDYLSFGRNELTLSEEAERQIIASFNEQANSFMAVAECEDKLIGLITMQGGSKQRINHWAEIALSVSKPYWGMGIGKTLIELAFEHAQSSGITRIGLKVRSDNDRARCLYSKLGFEIEGTLKRYMRIGDEYFDFYQMGRDVKSLSSEENK from the coding sequence ATGAAAAGCTCCCCTTCTAGAAGAGTCTTGAAAGAGCGAGTTCTTAAAAATGACCGCATTTGTTTGTTTAGAACCGCAGATAAAGAAGATGCAAGGAGAATACTTGCCTACATCAATTTCATTGCCGGAGAGTCTGATTATCTGAGTTTCGGAAGAAACGAGTTGACCTTAAGTGAAGAGGCTGAAAGACAGATAATCGCATCGTTTAACGAACAGGCCAACAGCTTTATGGCGGTGGCCGAATGTGAAGACAAGCTTATCGGACTGATCACAATGCAAGGAGGCTCAAAACAGCGCATCAACCACTGGGCAGAGATTGCACTGTCTGTAAGCAAGCCTTACTGGGGAATGGGCATTGGAAAGACCCTCATAGAGCTCGCATTTGAGCATGCACAAAGCAGCGGAATAACTCGGATCGGCCTAAAGGTGCGATCAGACAATGACAGAGCTAGATGCCTCTATTCTAAACTGGGATTTGAAATCGAAGGAACACTTAAGAGATATATGCGAATAGGCGACGAATACTTCGATTTCTACCAAATGGGTCGTGACGTCAAGTCACTTTCTTCTGAAGAGAACAAGTAG
- a CDS encoding SagB/ThcOx family dehydrogenase, whose product MMTRKEGRAFLSNKIWQEVNREMNKTDQMKGLPQPSLEKSSEGYDLISLPDPNSTHLIMKDLREIVFSRESRRVYSDEKLSLEALSFLLWSSQGVKAVMKNNYATLRTVPSAGARHPFETYIFVRLVKGLKRGLYRYVALSHSLVLEKEGDFASEVADAALGQKFVGHCAATFVWSVIPYRTEWRYDLTSYKPILLDAGHICQNLYLACEALNLGTCAIAAYDQEKIDKLIGLDGYDEFVIYMAPVGKPKRY is encoded by the coding sequence ATGATGACAAGAAAGGAAGGAAGAGCTTTCTTGAGCAACAAGATATGGCAAGAAGTCAATAGAGAGATGAACAAGACAGATCAGATGAAGGGACTGCCGCAGCCCTCTCTTGAGAAGAGCTCGGAGGGTTACGACCTTATTAGTCTTCCTGACCCAAACTCAACTCACCTTATAATGAAGGATTTGAGAGAGATAGTTTTTTCTAGAGAAAGCAGAAGAGTCTACTCGGATGAGAAGTTGTCGCTTGAGGCTTTGTCTTTTCTTCTCTGGTCTTCTCAGGGTGTAAAAGCAGTGATGAAAAACAACTATGCGACGTTGCGAACTGTCCCGTCTGCTGGAGCAAGGCACCCGTTTGAGACATACATATTCGTTAGACTGGTAAAAGGGTTGAAGAGAGGCCTTTATCGTTACGTCGCCTTGTCTCACTCTTTGGTTTTGGAGAAGGAAGGCGACTTCGCCAGTGAAGTTGCTGATGCCGCTCTAGGCCAGAAGTTCGTTGGACATTGCGCTGCAACTTTCGTATGGTCGGTCATCCCCTACAGGACAGAGTGGAGATACGACCTGACATCATACAAACCAATCCTTCTGGACGCAGGTCATATCTGCCAGAATCTATACCTTGCCTGTGAGGCCCTAAACCTTGGAACATGCGCCATTGCAGCTTACGATCAGGAGAAGATCGATAAGTTGATAGGTCTAGATGGTTATGACGAATTTGTCATTTACATGGCTCCGGTAGGAAAACCAAAGAGGTATTGA
- a CDS encoding ATP-binding protein: MKRIVPIRIKLTLWYVLFLGVILFAFSVSIYAILSAQLHSEADSSLRIVSSQLLANIEIVQDLPIFRKTVEMESLSNRLLAEGFAVRLMDGSGSIVEGFGPFGILKASLELSDREFTTVSTSVGVWRIFTVKIGQWGWMQVGESLSSVRIALFRLSRLMLILGPTIIILAVLGGFYMAKKSLEPVERITLLAEEISVEKLNKRLNLTLPNDELGHLASTFDGMLERLEESVKKQRQFTSDAAHELRTPLTAIRSIVDVTLHRDRDSDEYVNALVQIQNEIERLSSIIDDLLVITRLENSLQKGDYKVFPAGVLIEDVLDTIAVLAKEKNIHIMTEIPSDLEIAGDRQKLSRAIFNLVDNAIKYTPEGGQIRISGEKDQSREEVEILIEDNGIGIPVDEIDKIFDRFYRVDKARSETRGTGLGLSIAQEIVKAHNGTITVKSSSQQGSVFRVTLPLKIRKL, from the coding sequence ATGAAAAGGATAGTTCCTATCAGGATAAAGCTGACTCTCTGGTACGTCCTTTTCCTGGGTGTTATTCTATTTGCGTTTAGCGTTTCGATCTATGCGATTCTCAGCGCACAGCTTCATAGCGAAGCCGATTCGTCATTGAGAATCGTATCTTCGCAGCTCCTTGCAAATATCGAGATCGTCCAGGATCTTCCGATATTCAGGAAGACCGTCGAAATGGAATCTCTCAGTAACAGGTTACTTGCCGAAGGATTCGCTGTCAGGTTGATGGATGGATCGGGAAGCATTGTTGAGGGTTTTGGGCCGTTTGGAATTCTAAAGGCCTCATTAGAGCTTTCTGACAGGGAATTCACTACAGTCTCTACATCTGTGGGCGTCTGGAGGATTTTCACCGTTAAGATTGGTCAGTGGGGATGGATGCAGGTGGGAGAATCTCTTTCGAGTGTCAGAATTGCCCTCTTCCGACTGTCCAGGTTGATGCTGATTCTCGGACCTACGATAATCATTCTTGCAGTGCTTGGCGGGTTTTACATGGCAAAGAAATCGCTTGAGCCCGTGGAGAGAATTACGCTGCTTGCAGAAGAGATCAGTGTTGAAAAACTCAACAAGAGGCTCAACCTGACTTTGCCAAATGACGAGCTAGGACATCTCGCCAGTACTTTTGACGGAATGCTCGAGAGACTTGAAGAATCCGTCAAGAAGCAAAGGCAGTTCACGTCTGATGCGGCGCATGAGTTGAGAACGCCTTTGACAGCGATTAGAAGTATTGTGGACGTTACACTTCACAGAGATAGGGATTCCGATGAATATGTGAATGCGCTTGTTCAGATTCAGAACGAAATTGAAAGACTTAGCAGTATTATAGATGATCTTCTTGTAATCACGCGGCTTGAGAATAGTCTTCAAAAAGGTGATTACAAAGTCTTTCCAGCAGGGGTCTTAATCGAAGATGTTCTTGACACGATAGCAGTCCTCGCCAAAGAAAAGAACATACATATTATGACGGAAATTCCTTCTGACCTTGAGATAGCAGGCGATCGACAAAAGCTTTCTAGAGCAATCTTCAATCTCGTGGATAATGCGATAAAGTACACCCCCGAGGGCGGCCAGATAAGGATATCCGGAGAGAAAGACCAGTCAAGAGAAGAAGTCGAAATTCTCATAGAAGACAATGGAATAGGAATACCGGTAGATGAGATTGACAAGATATTCGACAGGTTCTATAGAGTTGACAAGGCGAGATCTGAGACAAGGGGCACAGGACTTGGGCTGTCTATAGCTCAGGAGATAGTGAAGGCTCACAACGGAACGATAACTGTAAAGAGCTCATCTCAGCAGGGATCTGTATTCAGAGTGACTCTCCCCTTGAAAATTAGAAAACTCTAA
- a CDS encoding response regulator transcription factor gives MRILIVEDEATISAFLQKGLKEEGFAVDAARSGNEALELASSNQYEVIVLDILLPGKNGFEVCSELRASGNYTPVLMLTALDSVDERVKGLNTGADDYLVKPFAFKELLARINALLRRPRETFERVLRVGDLSIDTVSHMVRRDDVEIELSPKEYRLLEYLARNAHQVLSRTQIAESVWDQDFFSDSNVVDVYIRYLRKKIDDPFSTKLINTVRGFGYRLG, from the coding sequence CTGAGGATTCTAATAGTCGAAGACGAGGCAACGATATCTGCCTTTCTTCAGAAGGGTTTGAAAGAGGAGGGCTTCGCAGTGGATGCAGCGAGAAGTGGAAATGAAGCCCTGGAACTAGCTTCATCAAACCAATATGAAGTAATAGTTCTGGACATTCTTTTGCCTGGCAAAAATGGTTTCGAAGTCTGCAGTGAACTGAGAGCAAGCGGTAATTACACACCTGTTCTCATGTTGACTGCTCTGGATTCTGTAGACGAGCGGGTTAAGGGGCTTAACACGGGAGCGGATGACTATCTCGTAAAACCATTTGCATTCAAGGAACTGCTTGCAAGGATCAATGCGTTGCTTCGCAGGCCGCGTGAAACTTTTGAAAGGGTTTTGAGAGTCGGGGACTTGTCTATAGATACTGTCTCTCATATGGTACGAAGGGATGACGTGGAGATTGAGCTTTCACCCAAAGAGTACAGGCTTCTGGAGTATCTTGCAAGAAATGCTCATCAGGTTCTGAGCAGGACACAGATCGCAGAAAGCGTCTGGGATCAAGATTTTTTCAGTGATTCGAACGTCGTCGATGTCTACATAAGATATTTGAGAAAAAAGATTGACGATCCTTTCTCCACAAAGCTAATCAACACTGTTAGAGGCTTCGGTTACAGGCTAGGTTGA
- a CDS encoding alpha/beta hydrolase-fold protein has translation MVKKSILTLLIILFISITAFSLTFEVSISQDALDTVASLGLETPINGRVLVIVSKDSSREPSLQTDVRGVPFWGKDVFDMTSESVVEISDGDMAVAGYPIEISELPAGEYFVQAFVNVYTTFARADGHTILMHDDTGDGQWFWESVGNAKSKTKKIYLDPANPGTVKLAITEVIMPDYELEPGMVLQQGNYSDTEWVKYIKIKSDVVSEFWGKDMYIGANVLLPEGYYDNPDVYYPVIYYQGHFPGGSAPVGFRVNNDVYKFWNEEGNARFIAVSFRDATPYYDTSYSVDSANSGPYGTAITEELIPYLESQFRMIPEKWARILAGGSTGGWEALAMKVFYPDFFGRTYVWYPDGVDFNYYQLINIYNDDNAYYSDFGWIKTERPSARDTHGNISFTVKQENYFEMAAGPSNRSGGQWSVWEATYSPLGADGFPQPIWDQVSGEINKKVADYWKKNYDLNYILQENWEEIGPKIAGDVHVAVGDMDNYYLNEAVYLLKAAMEKMENPVSDMTFDFGPNQGHGWKGWSPADPSKALALQEWLAQLSDYMKETAPEEAEKNWIY, from the coding sequence ATGGTTAAAAAGAGCATACTTACTCTTCTTATAATTCTTTTCATAAGCATTACAGCGTTTTCACTTACTTTCGAAGTATCAATAAGCCAGGACGCACTGGATACAGTAGCGTCTCTAGGTTTAGAGACACCGATCAACGGACGGGTACTCGTAATTGTCAGCAAGGATTCTTCTAGAGAACCTAGCTTGCAGACAGATGTAAGAGGAGTTCCGTTCTGGGGAAAGGATGTCTTCGATATGACATCTGAATCGGTAGTGGAGATCTCAGATGGAGATATGGCTGTGGCAGGTTATCCAATTGAGATATCGGAACTACCGGCCGGAGAATACTTTGTACAGGCTTTTGTAAATGTTTACACGACCTTCGCTAGAGCCGACGGTCATACCATACTCATGCACGATGACACTGGAGACGGGCAGTGGTTCTGGGAATCAGTTGGCAATGCAAAAAGCAAGACCAAGAAGATCTATCTTGATCCGGCAAATCCCGGTACAGTGAAACTGGCTATCACAGAAGTGATAATGCCCGATTATGAACTAGAGCCGGGCATGGTGCTTCAGCAGGGGAATTACTCAGATACTGAATGGGTGAAGTACATAAAGATCAAGAGCGATGTTGTTTCCGAGTTCTGGGGCAAAGATATGTATATTGGAGCCAATGTCCTTCTCCCCGAAGGTTACTACGACAATCCTGATGTGTATTATCCGGTGATCTACTATCAGGGACACTTCCCTGGAGGCAGTGCTCCGGTGGGATTTAGAGTGAACAACGACGTATATAAGTTCTGGAATGAGGAAGGAAATGCAAGATTCATAGCCGTATCGTTCAGAGATGCCACTCCTTACTACGACACGTCTTATTCCGTCGACTCGGCGAACTCTGGCCCATACGGGACTGCAATAACAGAAGAACTCATACCTTATCTCGAAAGCCAGTTCAGAATGATTCCCGAGAAATGGGCAAGAATTCTTGCAGGCGGATCTACCGGAGGATGGGAAGCCCTTGCCATGAAAGTCTTCTACCCTGACTTTTTTGGAAGAACATACGTCTGGTATCCCGATGGAGTCGACTTCAATTATTATCAGTTGATCAACATCTACAACGATGACAATGCTTATTACTCCGACTTTGGCTGGATAAAGACCGAAAGACCGAGTGCAAGAGATACTCATGGTAACATCAGTTTCACCGTGAAGCAGGAGAACTACTTCGAAATGGCTGCTGGACCGAGCAACAGATCTGGCGGGCAGTGGTCAGTTTGGGAAGCTACATACAGTCCTTTGGGAGCCGACGGATTCCCTCAGCCGATTTGGGATCAGGTAAGTGGAGAAATAAACAAGAAAGTTGCCGATTACTGGAAGAAGAATTACGATCTCAACTACATTCTTCAGGAAAACTGGGAAGAGATAGGTCCCAAGATAGCCGGTGATGTGCATGTTGCAGTTGGTGATATGGACAACTACTACCTCAATGAGGCGGTATATCTCTTGAAAGCAGCTATGGAGAAAATGGAGAACCCGGTTTCTGACATGACTTTCGATTTCGGCCCGAACCAGGGTCACGGATGGAAAGGCTGGAGTCCAGCCGACCCCAGCAAGGCACTTGCTCTCCAGGAATGGCTTGCACAGCTTTCAGACTACATGAAGGAAACCGCTCCGGAGGAAGCAGAAAAGAACTGGATCTACTAG
- a CDS encoding chemotaxis protein: MYYRSKENGIFNFNLYSNYRAVGSRYIATRPSEQEDVVEELNSEDDAKLFEDFIWASLQRVRDYIDFKDFDSFCHGRRQ; encoded by the coding sequence GTGTATTACAGATCAAAAGAAAATGGGATTTTTAATTTCAATCTCTACTCAAATTACAGGGCAGTAGGGAGTCGATACATCGCTACACGTCCATCGGAGCAAGAAGATGTTGTTGAGGAACTGAACAGCGAAGATGATGCGAAGCTTTTCGAAGACTTTATCTGGGCTTCTCTCCAGAGAGTTCGCGACTATATCGACTTCAAGGACTTTGATAGTTTTTGTCATGGAAGAAGGCAGTGA
- a CDS encoding ARMT1-like domain-containing protein: MKIDLRCIPCNLSSLLRILDVNNAGEEEKKQVVRTFLKEVAEMDWSDTPIDIGRKVGEALKPLFGHHDAFSDVKRLSNRSLMEIYDDLKEELLKLDDPLLGALKLSVAGNIIDVAPGHKIDIHKTMKDALSRPFAIDDLEELAQRIRSTNSLLIVGDNCGEAVLDKLLLELSGVPNSYFSVRTIPALNDITMREALEIGMDEVATIIDSGADAPGAQEKTMQRGFFDVYSRADVVISKGQGNLEGLSSAKREIFFLLMAKCDVIGSFLGVPKGSFVAYRKAESRG, from the coding sequence ATGAAGATAGATCTTAGGTGCATCCCCTGCAATCTGAGCAGTTTGCTACGGATTCTAGACGTTAATAACGCTGGAGAGGAAGAGAAGAAACAGGTTGTTAGAACCTTTCTCAAAGAGGTTGCGGAGATGGATTGGTCAGATACTCCTATAGATATCGGCAGAAAGGTCGGAGAGGCATTGAAACCTCTCTTTGGCCACCATGACGCTTTCAGTGACGTCAAGAGACTTTCAAACAGAAGTCTTATGGAAATATACGACGATCTTAAGGAGGAACTCCTCAAGCTTGACGATCCTTTGTTAGGAGCGCTGAAACTATCGGTAGCCGGTAATATTATAGATGTTGCTCCTGGTCATAAGATTGACATTCATAAGACAATGAAGGATGCACTGTCGAGACCTTTCGCAATAGATGATCTAGAAGAGCTAGCGCAAAGGATACGAAGCACCAACTCGCTTCTCATAGTCGGCGATAACTGCGGCGAAGCTGTTCTCGATAAACTTCTGCTAGAACTCTCCGGAGTGCCGAACAGCTACTTCTCGGTAAGAACAATACCGGCTCTTAATGACATAACGATGCGAGAGGCCCTTGAAATAGGCATGGACGAAGTAGCAACGATAATCGATTCTGGAGCAGATGCACCTGGCGCTCAGGAAAAGACTATGCAGAGAGGTTTTTTCGATGTTTATTCCAGGGCCGATGTAGTAATCTCTAAAGGACAGGGCAATCTAGAAGGTTTAAGCTCGGCAAAACGCGAGATCTTCTTTTTGCTTATGGCCAAGTGCGATGTAATCGGCAGCTTTCTCGGAGTACCGAAGGGTTCGTTTGTTGCCTACAGAAAGGCAGAATCGAGGGGATAG